Below is a window of Streptomyces spongiicola DNA.
CCGTGGACATCAAGACCGCCTCCGCCCTCCACCGCCTCCGGCTCGTCTCCGCGCCGGAGGCCGTGTCCTTCCTGCTGCTGCTCGTCTGCTCGGTCCTCAAGCGCACGACGGAGTTCAACGCGGTCCCGGTCATGGGCGCGATCCACGGCGCCCTCTTCGTCCTGTACCTGGTCTTCTGGCTGGACGCCTGGAACCGCGCCAGGTGGGACGTCGGGACCGCGGCGGTCTACTTCGTCCTGTCGGTGCTCCCGTTCGGCGGCTTCTACGCCGACCGCAAGCTCAAGCGCGCCGCCGAGGACGCGGTCATCGCCTCCCGCGCCCGCCGCGAGGGCACGGTGGAGGCGTGATCGCCGCCTTCTCCGTCACCCCGCTCGGGGTGGGCGAGGACGTCGGCGAGTACGTCGCCGACGCGGTCCGCGTCGTCCGCGAGTCCGGACTCCCGAACCGCACGGACGCGATGTTCACCTCGGTCGAGGGTGAGTGGGACGAGGTCCTGGACGTGGTCAGGCGTGCGGTGGCCGCGGTCGAGGCGCGCGCCCCGCGCGTCTCCCTCGTCCTCAAGGCCGACATCAGGCCCGGTGTCACGGACGGCCTGACGAGCAAGGTCGAGACCGTGGAGCGCCGTCTCTCCGGCTGAGGCTCCGGCCGAAGCTCCGCCTGAAGTCCCGTCTGAGATTCCGCCTGAGTTCCGGCCGCCACCGCTGCCCGCCCGCTGCCGGCCCCATGCCCGGCTCCGCCCGCCCGGCCGGCCGCCGTCCGCCCCGGCGGCCGGCCGCGGAGCGGGTCGCGCCGGCCGCGTCCGCGGGCACCGCCGGCGGTGGCGGCCGGCGCTCCTGCGCCTCCGCGCTCCTGCGCCTCCGCGTCCCCGCGGGGCCCGGGGTGCCGGGTGCGGCCCTGCGAGGACCGAAGTCCGAGACGGGGCTGACCGGCATATGACCAGTGGGTAAGGTCGGTGCCGTGCCGAAGCCGCTCAGCCTCCCCTTCGACCCCATCGCCCGAGCCGACGAACTCTGGCAGCAGCGCTGGGGCCCCGTGCCCTCGATGGCCGCCATCACCTCGATCATGCGGGCGCACCAGATCCTGCTCGCCGAGGTGGACGCCGTCGTCAAGCCGTACGGGCTCACCTTCGCGCGGTACGAGGCGCTGGTGCTGCTCACCTTCTCCAAGGCCGGAGAGCTGCCGATGTCCAAGATCGGCGAGCGGCTGATGGTCCACCCGACCTCCGTCACCAACACCGTGGACCGCCTGGTGCGGTCCGGTCTGGTCGCCAGGCGGCCCAACCCCAACGACGGCCGCGGCACGCTGGCCTCCGTCACGGACAAGGGGCGCGAGGTCGTCGAGGCGGCCACCCGCGACCTGATGGGGATGGACTTCGGCCTCGGCGCCTACGACGCCGAGGAGTGCGCGGAGATCTTCGCGCTGCTGCGGCCGCTCAGGGTCGCCGCGCACGACTTCGACGAAGGCTGATAGGGCCGACAAGGCAGGCAAGGCAGGCATGGCAGGCAAGGCCGACCCGCTTTCGCGGAGGGCCGCGGGGGCCGGTTGCCGGGGTGGCCGAACCGCCCGGGGGAAGGGCCGACCCGCTCGAAGATCGCCCAAAGCGGACCGTTACGCTCGGCGCCATGAAGAAGAGCGTCCTGACCCGCTACCGGGTGATGGCCTATGTCACCGCCGTGATGCTGCTCGTGCTGTCCACCTGCATGGTCTTCAAGTACGGATTCGGCATGGGCGAGGACATCACCTTCGCCGTCTCCCAGACGCACGGCGTCCTCTACATCATCTACCTGGTCTTCGCCTTCGACCTCGGCTCCAAGGCGAAGTGGCCGTTCGGCCGGCTGCTGTGGGTGCTGCTCTCCGGGACGATCCCCTTCGTGGCCTTCTTCGTCGAGCGCTCCGTCACGCGGTCGGTCGCTCCGCTGGTCGGCGAGCCGGAGCCGGCGGCCGCCAGGGCGTAGCCACTCCGCCGTACGCACGCGTACGGCGGTCTGCCATCGACATTTACTTGGACGTCCTAGTAAATTCGGGGGTATGGACGCAGACGCCATCGAGGAGGGCCGCCGCCGCTGGCAGGCCCGCTATGACTCCGCGAAGAAGCGGAACGCCGACTTCACCACGCTCTCCGGTGATCCGGTCGAGCCGGTCTACGGGCCCCGGCCCGGCGACGCCTACGACGGCTTCGAGCGGATCGGATGGCCGGGCGAGTACCCGTTCACGCGCGGGCTGTACCCGACCGGCTACCGCGGCCGTACCTGGACCATCCGCCAGTTCGCCGGGTTCGGGAACGCCGAGCAGACCAACGAGCGCTACAAGATGATCCTGGCCGCCGGCGGCGGCGGGCTCAGCGTGGCGTTCGACATGCCGACCCTGATGGGCCGCGACTCCGACGACCCCCGCTCCCTGGGCGAGGTCGGCCACTGCGGAGTCGCCGTCGACTCGGCCGCCGACATGGACGTCCTCTTCAGGGACATCCCGCTCGGCGACGTCACCACGTCGATGACGATCAGCGGACCCGCCGTCCCCGTCTTCTGCATGTACCTGGTCGCCGCCGAGCGGCAGGGCGTCGACCCGGGCGTCCTCAACGGCACGCTCCAGACCGACATCTTCAAGGAGTACATCGCCCAGAAGGAGTGGCTGTTCGAGCCGGAGCCCCATCTGCGCCTCATCGGCGACCTGATGGAGTACTGCGCCCGGGACATCCCGGCGTACAAGCCGCTGTCCGTCTCCGGCTACCACATCCGCGAGGCGGGCGCGACGGCGGCGCAGGAGCTGGCGTACACGCTGGCCGACGGATTCGGGTACGTCGAACTCGGCATCAGCCGGGGACTGGACGTGGACGTGTTCGCGCCCGGTCTCTCCTTCTTCTTCGACGCGCACCTCGACTTCTTCGAGGAGATCGCCAAGTTCCGCGCGGCCCGCCGCATCTGGGCCCGGTGGATGAAGGAGGTCTACGGGGCGAGGACCGACAAGGCGCAGTGGCTGAGGTTCCACACCCAGACCGCCGGTGTCTCGCTGACCGCGCAGCAGCCGTACAACAACGTGGTGCGCACGGCCGTCGAGGCCCTCGCGGCCGTCCTCGGCGGGACGAACTCGCTGCACACCAACGCCCTCGACGAGACGCTGGCGCTGCCCTCGGAGCAGGCCGCCGAGATCGCCCTGCGTACACAGCAGGTGCTGATGGAGGAGACCGGCGTCGGCAACGTGGCGGACCCGCTCGGCGGCGCCTGGTACGTGGAGCAGCTCACCGACCGCATCGAGGCCGACGCCGAGAAGATCTTCGACCGGATCAAGGAGCGCGGACTGCGCGCCCACCCGGACGGCAGGCACCCCGTCGGGCCCGTGACCTCCGGCATCCTGCGCGGAATCGAGGACGGCTGGTTCACCGGCGAGATCGCCGAGTCGGCCTTCCGCTACCAGCAGTCGCTCGAGAAGGGCGACAAGCGGGTCGTCGGCGTCAACGTCCACCACGGCTCGGTCACCGGCGACCTGGAGATCCTCCGCGTCAGCCACGAGGTCGAGCGGGAGCAGGTGCGCATCCTCGGCGACCGGAAGGGCCGCCGCGACGACGCCCGGGTCAAGGCGTCGCTGGAGCGGATGCTCGTCGCCGCCCGGGACGGCTCGAACATGATCGGACCGATGCTGGAGGCGGTCCGCGCCGAGGCCACGCTCGGCGAGATCTGCGACGCGCTGCGGGACGAGTGGGGCACCTACACCGAGCCCGCCGGATTCTGAGCGGGGCCGCGATCCGAAGGACCGGCCCGCCCGTCGGAAAGGTCCGCCTGCCGGGAAGGTCCGCCCGCCGGGAGGGTTCGGCCCGCGGCTCCGCCGACGCTGGTGGACACCGCGCCTCCCCGGGCCGGGCACGGCTGCCCCCGGGGGTCCGCGGCGGGCGGGCGGCGGTGCCGCCCGCCGGGAGCCCCCCAGCGGTGAACGGGCGGGCGGCCGCCGGCGCCGGGGCCCGGCCGGCACCGGCACGTCCCTACTGGCGGGTAGCCCTCTGGTGGGGTTCCCGCTAGAGTCCGGGTGAGCGATCGCTTAGCCGCTGGCGGGGTCCGTTCGCCGCAGCGGCCCGGAGGAGGGGCAGAGCCGTGCCGGTCATCGACGCGTGGATGCAGCATCCGACGCTGCGCCACTCCAATCACGAGATGTTCGACTCCCTGCGGAGGTGGACCGGGCTCGGGCTCCTGGAGGAGGCCCTGCCGGTGGAGCTGACGGTGGCCGCGCTGGAGGCGGCGGACGTGGAGATCGGCCTGTCCGCCGCCTGGTACGGGCCGCGGGGCGCGCTGATCGGGAACGACGAGGTGGCCGGGTTCGTCGCGGCCTCGGGCGGCCGGCTGCGCGGAGTGGCGGGCGTCGACCTGGCACGGCCCGTGGAGGCGGTGCGGGAACTGCGGCGGGCGGTGCGGGAGCTGGGGTTCGTGGGCCTGCGCGTGGTGCCGTGGCTGTGGGAGCTGCCGCCCACCGACCGGCTGTACTACCCGCTGTACGCGGCATGTGTCGAACTCGGTGTCCCCTTCTGCACCCAGGTCGGGCACACCGGCCCGCTCAGGCCGTCGGAGACCGGGCGGCCGATCCCCTACATCGACCAGGTGGCGCTGGACTTCCCGGAGCTGGCCATCGTCTGCGGGCACATCGGCTACCCGTGGACGACGGAGATGATCGCGGTCGCGGACAAGCACGAGAACGTCTACATCGACACCAGCGCCTACACCGCCCGCCGCTACCCGGCCGAACTCGTGGACTATCTGCGCGGCCGGGGTCGCCGCAAGGTCCTCTTCGGCACGAACTACCCGATGATCACGCCCGCCCGCGCCCTGGAGCATCTGGACCGGCTGGAACTCGACGAGGAAGCGCGCGGGTTGTTCCTGTCCGGCAACGCGCGCCGGGTCTTCGGCCTGTAGACCGGGGTTCGGCGCCCGCCGTCCGGGGCGCGAGCGGGGTGCCGGGTCCGGCGAGGACCCGGAGGGGGCGGCCGGAGCCGGGCCGTGTCAGGACTCCGCTGCCCCGAGTCCGCCCAGCAGGACCGCGGTGAAGCGGCCCGCCCAGTCCTGGTCCACGGGCTCGCAGCTCACCAGCGCGCGGTGCACGACCGCGCCCGCGATCATGTCGAAGATCAGGTCGGCCTCGCGACCGGCAGCGGCCGGGCCGGTCTCCTCCGGCAGCTCCCCGCGTGCCCGGGCCCGGGCACGGCCCTCCACGACGAGCCGCTTCTGCCGGTCCACGATCGACACCCTGATCCGCTCGCGCAGCGGGACGTCGGTCGTCGACTCCGCGACCACGGCCATCAGCGCGGTCCTGGCCTCGGGGCGTTCCAGCAGCGCGGCGAACTGCAGCACCACGCCCTCGATGTCCGCGGCCAGGCTGCCCCGGTCGGGCAGCTCGAGCTCGTCGAAGAGTTCCGCGACCGCGTCCACGACCAGTTCGCTCTTGCCCGCCCAGCGCCGGTAGACCGTCGTCTTCGCCACCCCGGCCCGGGTCGCCACGTCGCCGAGCGTCAGTCCCGACCAGCCCAGCTCCACCAGTGCCGCCCTGGTGGCCCCGAGGATGGCCGCGTCCGCCTCGGTGCTGCGGGGGCGGCCGGTACGGGTCGCGGCCTGACGGCGGTGACTGCGCATGGAGGCGACCATACCGGCCGGTAGGAAGATCGCTGTGAGCCACTTCACCGGAGGAAGGGCCCCGGCTCCTTGCCGGACCAGTTACGCTACGACTCGTAGCGAAAGCGACAACCGCCGGCGCCGGGTGGGGACCCGGCGCAGGATCGCTCGGCCGTCCGCAGGACCGGTGCACAGGCCTGGCGCTCCGATTTTTCACTCGCACGCGCGGAGGGGGGAGGATGTACTCATGCAGCCTAGGAACATGTCCATGAGCGGCGTCGTCGACCTCGCCGCGGTGAAGGCGGCCGGTGAGGCCAAGGCCAAGGCCGAGCAGACACGCGCGGAGGCCGCCCGGCAGGGCGGCGGCGGTGCGGTGCCCCCGTCCGCCTTGGTGATCGATGTCGACGAGGCGGGCTTCGAGGGCGACGTCCTCCAGCGTTCCGCCGAGGTCCCGGTCGTCCTCGACTTCTGGGCCGACTGGTGCGAGCCCTGCAAGCAGCTGAGCCCGGTACTGGAGCGGCTTGCCCTGGAGTACAGCGGCCGCTTCGTGCTCGCCAAGATCGACGTCGAAGCCAACCAGATGCTGATGCAGCAGTTCGGGATCCAGGGAATCCCGGCCGTGTTCGCGGTGGTCGCCGGCCAGGCGCTGCCGCTCTTCCAGGGGCTGGCGCCGGAGCCCCAGATCCGCGAGACCCTCGACCAGCTGATCCAGGTCGGTGAGCAGCGTTTCGGCCTCACCGGTCTGACCGTCGACACGGACGCCGCCGAGTCGGAGGCCGCCCCCGCGCCCGCCCCCGGCCCGCATGACGCGGCGCTCGAGGCGGCGGTCGACGCCCTCGACGCGGGCGACCTCGGCGGCGCCGTCCGGGCGTACAGGAACGTCCTCTCCGACGACCCGGGCAACTCCGAGGCCAAGCTCGGCCTCGCACAGGCGGAACTGCTGTCCCGGGTGCGGGAGATGGATCCGCAGAAGGTGCGGCAGGACGCCGCGGACCAGCCGGACGACGTGCGCTCGCAGATCGACGCCGCGGATCTGGACCTCGCGGGCGGCCATGTGCAGGACGCGTTCGGCCGGCTCGTCGAGGCCGTGCGCAGGACGGCGGGTGAGGATCGCGACGCCGCGCGGCTGCGGCTGCTGGAGCTGTTCGAGGTGATCGGCCCGGACGACCCGCGGGTCGCGGCGGCGCGCACGGCACTGGCGAGAGTCCTGTTCTGACCGCGCCCGGACCCGGGTGCCGCCATCCGGCTTCCCCGGCGCTCCCTCCGGCGGGGCGGCGGACCGGTCGGCCCGCCCGCCGGGCGGGTCGGCTGAGTGGGCCGGCTGAGTGGGCCGGCTGAGTGGTGACAGGCGGCGGCCCCGCTTTACCGAAAATTGGTAAAGCGCGGCCGCTGTTACTCGCAGTAAATCAGCCCCATTGTTCTGTCCTCTTTCCTCCCCGAACCTCCCTGTCCGGCGAACTCTTCCGGGGCACCCTGGGTGGCCGGACGGCATCGTCCCGTCGCGGCGTGGTTATCGGTCCGTTACTAGCGAGTAACGAACCCTCTTGTGCCCCGGCACGTAATGCACCACGATCGGCCACGCTCGGTCCATCACCGCATCCCGCCCGGCAGCCAGCCGCGTACCGCGGTCCTGGGTCCCCACCGAGCCGGTCGGCGGCAGAGGCGCCGGCCGCGGACAGGGGGGTTCCTGCCTCGCCGGCAGGGCCTGTCCGACGAGGCCGCGCGAAGGCGTGGCCGGTGGTTGTCGCTCGGGGGTGAACGCCGGTGGTTTTGGACGCGGCTCGCGACAGAGGCACGGGCGCTCTCCTTCCCGAGGACGTAGCACTTCTCCCATCCCAGGGCGGACCTGAAGGGTCCGTACCGGAGATGTACGTCCGAGAAGGAGGAAACATATGTCCCAGGTTCGTGGTGGGACCAGATGGAAGCGGTTCGCCGTCGTCATGGTGCCGTCCGTGGCCGCGACGGCCGCGATCGGCGTGGGCCTGGCCCAGGGCGCGCTGGCGGCTTCGTTCGCGGTGTCCGGCCAGGAGTTCAAGGTCTCGACCGACTCGCTGACGGGCAAGGGCTTCGCCCAGTACGGCGGCGTCGACATGGGCTACAAGAACGTCGCGGAGGGGGACGAGCAGGTCCTCCACCCGGTGGCCATCTCGGCGTTCAAGGACGCGTCGATCCGGGGCATGTGCCAGTCGGTGGTCACCGACGTGCCGCTCCTCGGCAAGATCACCCTGAAGCTCAAGGCGGGCGGTGGCAAGGAGCCCGTCCGGGCCACCAACCTGTACCTCGACGTCACCGAACTCGACGCGGACGCCGAGTTCAAGAACATCGACATCGGCGTCGCGGCCAAGAACACGGACGACCCCGGCGTCGGCAAGGGCCCGGCGGTCAAGGACAAGACCATCATGCAGAACGGGTTCGCCCAGCAGGCCGAGGAGGTCACGCTGACGGGCGTCAAGCAGAAGGCGTGGGCCACCACGGCAGGCACCTTCAAGCTGAGCGGTCTGAGCATGCGCCTGCACAAGGGCGCCGGCTCCGGCGTCGAGTGCTACTGACCCCTGGTCCGTGCGGGCGGGCGGGGTTGCCCGAGGCAGCCGCGCCCGCCCGTCTCCCTCTATCTCCGGCAAGCCAGTTCCAGGGAGCTATTCATGAGCGCCGAGTCACCGGGGCAGAACGAGCACCATGTCCGCGTCCTGAAGCGGCGGTTCCGAGACTGGCGGGGACAGCGGCCCTTCTGGGCGGGGCTGTTCACGCTGCTGGGCGGCATTCCGATCGCCTACTTTCCGTACGCGAGCCTCAACCTCGGTCAGATGACGGTCACCATGGCGACGACCGGGGGCGCCGGCGCGTTGATCATCGGGGTGCTGCTGGTCACGCTCGGCCTGACGATGTGGTTCCACCACATCGTCAGGGTCTTCGCGGGCGTCGCGGCGATTCTGCTGGCGTTGATCTCCATTCCCGTGGCCAACTTCGGCGGCTTCGTCGTCGGTTTCCTCCTCGCCCTGATCGGTGGCGCGCTCTCCGTCTCCTGGGTGCCGGGCGAGCCCGCCGAGCCGCACCCGGACACGGTGCGGCCGAAGGCACCCGCCCCGGCGGGCGACCGTTCCGACGTTCCGTTCGTGCCCGGCCCGCCGTACTCGGACACCGTGAGCATGACGAAGAAGCCCATCCACTCCGAAGGCGGGGGTAGCAGTGCCGGGTGACGGAGCATCACTGACCGCGGCCGACGGCGATCCCCGCCGCCGCGGGGGGCCGCGTCACGCGGCCCCGAGAAGGTCCTTGCTGACCAAGTTGCAGATACCCGCGGGCAAGGCGATGGCGATCGCCGCCATGCCCACCGCGGTCTTCGTGGGGATGGGGCTCACGCCCAAGCCGGCGCTCGCCGACGACAAGCAGGACATACCCTTCGCCCCCGGCCCCTGTGTGACGCGCTCGGACGAGCCGGAGGAGCCGGAGGCGTCGCCGTCCGCCTCGGAGCCGGAGGCGTCGCCGTCCGGGGAGCAGTCGGACGAGCCGTCCGAGGGGCGGTCGGACAGGCCCGTGCCGTCCCCGGGCGGTTCCGCCGACGAGCGGACCGACGAGCCGGAGCCCGGCGAGAGCCCTTCGGCCTCCGCGTCCGCCCGCACGGACGAGGACCCGCCCGAGCAGGCGGACCCGTCCCTCAATCCCACCCCGAGCGGGTCCGGGACCCGGAACCCGCTCGACCCGCCGGGTGTCGGTGACGTGATCGGGGACCTCCTCGACGGTCCCGGCGAGGCGCCGGAGGCCGCCCCGGCGGCGAGCGTGTCCGCCGGGCCCGCCGAGGAGCGGTCCGAGCCGGCCGAGGAGCGGTCCGAGCCGGCCGAGGAAGCGCCGAAGCCGGCCGAGGGGACCGCGTCGGAGCCCCTGGACGAGTTCTCCGGGAAGCCCGCCGCCCCGGTGGAGGATGCGGCGGGCGCGGCCGGCCAGTCCCTGGAGCAGACCAGGGAAGCCGTCGGGGACGCCATCAGGCACGCCGCCGGGAAGGCCGGCGTCGAGGTGGAGGAACTGGACGACGAGGTCAAGGGACTCGACCCGGTCGAGGACGAGGACATCCCCGAGGGCGCCGAGGGCAAGCCGCGCTTCCCGTGCCCGACCGCCGACCCGGAGGCACTCGCCAACGCCGAGGCGGAGCCCGGCATCCCGGCGCTCCCCGACGACCCGTGGGTGCTGGAGAGTTCCCGGCTCACCCTGAAGGGGCTCGACTACAAGGGCATCGTCGAGGTGCGCACCGGCAGCGGCAAGATCAAGAAGGTTCTGAAGTTCACCGCGTCGGGCGTGGACATCAGGGACCTCCACCAGCTGGTCGAGGGTCCCGAGGGCACCACGATCCACGTCGAGGCGCGCCGCGGCTCCACCTCCACCATCCGCAACGGCACGGTGACCATGTACACGGAGGAGCTGAAGGGCAACCTCTTCGGCATCATCCCCGTGACGTTCAGCCCGAAGACCCCACCGCCGCTGAACGTACCGTTCGCCATGTTCACCGATGTCAGGGTGACCCAGGCCGGCCAGTTCGGCGGCACACTGACCGTGCCCGGCCTGCACAACTACTTCACCGGATAGCGCCGCGTCGGGCAGCGCCCGCCCCGCCCCGCCCCGTCGCGACGCCCGCGCCCGGAACCGGCTGCGGGCCGCTGCGGGGGCGGGTCTCCGGGGGTGTGGGCTCCGAGCCGCCCCGGTCTCGCGGAGTCCGGTCCCGATCGGCCCGGGCGGACTGCGGGGTCCGCGCACGGCCGTACCGCGGGAGCGGTACGGCCGTGCGGTACCACCTGTCCGCCCGGTGCGGCCCCGCGCGTGCGGACGGCCGTGGACGAAGGAGCGCCGTGCCTCGACGTCCTCGGTACGGCCCCCCGCGCGAGCGGACGGCCGGGCCGGGTCAGGCGGACTTGTGGCCGTCGCCCAGGTGGTGCACCCGGACCATGTTCGTGGTGCCCGGGACGCCGGGAGGGGAGCCCGCGGTGATGATCATGGTGTCGCCCCGGCTGTAGCGCTGGAGCTTCAGCAGGGCGGCGTCCACGAGGTCGACCATCGCGTCCGTGGTCTCCACGAAGGGGGCGATGAAGGGCTCGACGCCCCAACTGAGCGTGAGCTGGTTGCGGGTGGAATCGTCCGTGGTGAAGGCCAGGATCGGCTGTTCCGCGCGATAGCGGGAGAGGCGCCGGGCGGTGTCGCCGGACTTGGTGAAGGCGACGAGGGCCTTGCCGTCGAGGAAGTCGGCGATCTCGGCTGCGGCGCGGGCCACCGAACCGCCCTGGGTGCGCGGCTTCTTGCCCGGGACCAGGGGCTGGAGCCCCTTGGAGAGCAGTTCCTCCTCCGCCGCGGTGACGATCTTGGACATCGTCTTGACGGTCTCGATCGGGTACGCGCCCACCGACGACTCGGCCGAGAGCATGACCGCGTCGGCGCCGTCCAGGATCGCGTTGGCGACGTCGGACGCCTCGGCGCGGGTCGGGCGGGAGTTGGTGATCATCGACTCCATCATCTGGGTCGCGACGATCACCGGCTTGGCGTTGCGCCGGCACAGCTCGATCAGCCGCTTCTGCACCATCGGGACCCGCTCCAGCGGGTACTCGACGGCCAGGTCGCCCCGCGCCACCATCACGCCGTCGAAGGCCATGACGACGTCCGCCATGTTCTCGACGGCCTGCGGCTTCTCCACCTTGGCGATGACGGGGACCCGGCGGCCCTCCTCGTCCATCACCTTGTGGACGTCCTTGACGTCGTCGGCGTCCCGCACGAAGGAGAGCGCGACCAGGTCGCAGCCCATGCGCAGGGCGAATCGGAGGTCCTCGACGTCCTTTTCCGACAGGGCGGGGACGTTCACCGCCGCACCGGGCAGGTTGATGCCCTTGTGGTCGGAGATGACTCCGCCCTCGATGACGACCGTCTTCACCCGCGGTCCCTCGATCTCGACCGCGCGCAGCTCGACGTTGCCGTCGTTGATCAGGATCTGGTCGCCCTTGGAGATGTCGCCGGGCAGCCCCTTGTAGGTCGTGCCGCAGACCGACCTGTCGCCCGGTACGTCCTCGGTGGTGATCGTGAACTCGTCACCGCGGACCAGTTCCACCGGCCCCTCGGCGAAGGTCTCCAGCCGGATCTTCGGGCCCTGGAGGTCGGCGAGCACGCCCACGGCGCGGCCGGTCTCCGCCGCCG
It encodes the following:
- a CDS encoding DUF6114 domain-containing protein, translated to MSAESPGQNEHHVRVLKRRFRDWRGQRPFWAGLFTLLGGIPIAYFPYASLNLGQMTVTMATTGGAGALIIGVLLVTLGLTMWFHHIVRVFAGVAAILLALISIPVANFGGFVVGFLLALIGGALSVSWVPGEPAEPHPDTVRPKAPAPAGDRSDVPFVPGPPYSDTVSMTKKPIHSEGGGSSAG
- a CDS encoding tetratricopeptide repeat protein, whose protein sequence is MQPRNMSMSGVVDLAAVKAAGEAKAKAEQTRAEAARQGGGGAVPPSALVIDVDEAGFEGDVLQRSAEVPVVLDFWADWCEPCKQLSPVLERLALEYSGRFVLAKIDVEANQMLMQQFGIQGIPAVFAVVAGQALPLFQGLAPEPQIRETLDQLIQVGEQRFGLTGLTVDTDAAESEAAPAPAPGPHDAALEAAVDALDAGDLGGAVRAYRNVLSDDPGNSEAKLGLAQAELLSRVREMDPQKVRQDAADQPDDVRSQIDAADLDLAGGHVQDAFGRLVEAVRRTAGEDRDAARLRLLELFEVIGPDDPRVAAARTALARVLF
- the pyk gene encoding pyruvate kinase; translated protein: MRRSKIVCTLGPAVDSYEQLKALIEAGMNVARFNMSHGTRAEHQERYDRLRRAAAETGRAVGVLADLQGPKIRLETFAEGPVELVRGDEFTITTEDVPGDRSVCGTTYKGLPGDISKGDQILINDGNVELRAVEIEGPRVKTVVIEGGVISDHKGINLPGAAVNVPALSEKDVEDLRFALRMGCDLVALSFVRDADDVKDVHKVMDEEGRRVPVIAKVEKPQAVENMADVVMAFDGVMVARGDLAVEYPLERVPMVQKRLIELCRRNAKPVIVATQMMESMITNSRPTRAEASDVANAILDGADAVMLSAESSVGAYPIETVKTMSKIVTAAEEELLSKGLQPLVPGKKPRTQGGSVARAAAEIADFLDGKALVAFTKSGDTARRLSRYRAEQPILAFTTDDSTRNQLTLSWGVEPFIAPFVETTDAMVDLVDAALLKLQRYSRGDTMIITAGSPPGVPGTTNMVRVHHLGDGHKSA
- a CDS encoding TetR/AcrR family transcriptional regulator codes for the protein MVASMRSHRRQAATRTGRPRSTEADAAILGATRAALVELGWSGLTLGDVATRAGVAKTTVYRRWAGKSELVVDAVAELFDELELPDRGSLAADIEGVVLQFAALLERPEARTALMAVVAESTTDVPLRERIRVSIVDRQKRLVVEGRARARARGELPEETGPAAAGREADLIFDMIAGAVVHRALVSCEPVDQDWAGRFTAVLLGGLGAAES
- a CDS encoding DUF3817 domain-containing protein, whose product is MDIKTASALHRLRLVSAPEAVSFLLLLVCSVLKRTTEFNAVPVMGAIHGALFVLYLVFWLDAWNRARWDVGTAAVYFVLSVLPFGGFYADRKLKRAAEDAVIASRARREGTVEA
- a CDS encoding DUF6230 family protein, with amino-acid sequence MSQVRGGTRWKRFAVVMVPSVAATAAIGVGLAQGALAASFAVSGQEFKVSTDSLTGKGFAQYGGVDMGYKNVAEGDEQVLHPVAISAFKDASIRGMCQSVVTDVPLLGKITLKLKAGGGKEPVRATNLYLDVTELDADAEFKNIDIGVAAKNTDDPGVGKGPAVKDKTIMQNGFAQQAEEVTLTGVKQKAWATTAGTFKLSGLSMRLHKGAGSGVECY
- a CDS encoding amidohydrolase family protein; the encoded protein is MPVIDAWMQHPTLRHSNHEMFDSLRRWTGLGLLEEALPVELTVAALEAADVEIGLSAAWYGPRGALIGNDEVAGFVAASGGRLRGVAGVDLARPVEAVRELRRAVRELGFVGLRVVPWLWELPPTDRLYYPLYAACVELGVPFCTQVGHTGPLRPSETGRPIPYIDQVALDFPELAIVCGHIGYPWTTEMIAVADKHENVYIDTSAYTARRYPAELVDYLRGRGRRKVLFGTNYPMITPARALEHLDRLELDEEARGLFLSGNARRVFGL
- a CDS encoding acyl-CoA mutase large subunit family protein, which produces MDADAIEEGRRRWQARYDSAKKRNADFTTLSGDPVEPVYGPRPGDAYDGFERIGWPGEYPFTRGLYPTGYRGRTWTIRQFAGFGNAEQTNERYKMILAAGGGGLSVAFDMPTLMGRDSDDPRSLGEVGHCGVAVDSAADMDVLFRDIPLGDVTTSMTISGPAVPVFCMYLVAAERQGVDPGVLNGTLQTDIFKEYIAQKEWLFEPEPHLRLIGDLMEYCARDIPAYKPLSVSGYHIREAGATAAQELAYTLADGFGYVELGISRGLDVDVFAPGLSFFFDAHLDFFEEIAKFRAARRIWARWMKEVYGARTDKAQWLRFHTQTAGVSLTAQQPYNNVVRTAVEALAAVLGGTNSLHTNALDETLALPSEQAAEIALRTQQVLMEETGVGNVADPLGGAWYVEQLTDRIEADAEKIFDRIKERGLRAHPDGRHPVGPVTSGILRGIEDGWFTGEIAESAFRYQQSLEKGDKRVVGVNVHHGSVTGDLEILRVSHEVEREQVRILGDRKGRRDDARVKASLERMLVAARDGSNMIGPMLEAVRAEATLGEICDALRDEWGTYTEPAGF
- a CDS encoding DUF3817 domain-containing protein, with translation MKKSVLTRYRVMAYVTAVMLLVLSTCMVFKYGFGMGEDITFAVSQTHGVLYIIYLVFAFDLGSKAKWPFGRLLWVLLSGTIPFVAFFVERSVTRSVAPLVGEPEPAAARA
- a CDS encoding MarR family winged helix-turn-helix transcriptional regulator, whose translation is MPKPLSLPFDPIARADELWQQRWGPVPSMAAITSIMRAHQILLAEVDAVVKPYGLTFARYEALVLLTFSKAGELPMSKIGERLMVHPTSVTNTVDRLVRSGLVARRPNPNDGRGTLASVTDKGREVVEAATRDLMGMDFGLGAYDAEECAEIFALLRPLRVAAHDFDEG
- a CDS encoding MTH1187 family thiamine-binding protein, which gives rise to MIAAFSVTPLGVGEDVGEYVADAVRVVRESGLPNRTDAMFTSVEGEWDEVLDVVRRAVAAVEARAPRVSLVLKADIRPGVTDGLTSKVETVERRLSG